Within Lolium rigidum isolate FL_2022 chromosome 5, APGP_CSIRO_Lrig_0.1, whole genome shotgun sequence, the genomic segment ttgcataatcaattagaggacatcatttgtgaataATAAGAGTTGGAATCAGTTCAAAAtctattatggttgaattttaaataaagtttgaatgttcaaaagtccctgtcttgtctttttttaTCAGATTAAATCTACTTcgaatttggaggtgggaccagtggcattagttagataatttcatggtctTTCCAAAGGTATAAAGTtcgctaaatttggtttggcagatttcaaactattcaatttttacTAAACCATCAGCAGCACATTTGAATTAAGATTAAATCTATATTTGAATTTTGGGCTTGGGCGGGAAACCTTAATGGGCCGAAACGGTATTTAAAATTactgcgcagcccaacaagccacggttgcgagtgggctgccctgacgaggtgggggccaccggtCAGTGTGTTATAACCCAGCGAAACGGTATGATCAAAGGAGGCCGTTGGATTAGAAAGAAGATCGACGGCgtgtgagcgtcgtcgtctccggcgagaggcgagctccctggcggcgaacctagggggtcggagagcctaccaggccgttgcaggtgtctGGCAGTATGCGTGGAGAAGTGGTCGTCGACGAGGAAGcttctggtagcagtggcgaggctcggggcggcgtcaatcgaagcagagcttccgcgagctccggcggcttcgagctcGCGATTCGAGCTACTCCGGCGGTGTGAGGTGAAATTGACTGGGGGAGGAggatcagtggtgagaggggagcgTGTTGTGTGAAGAAATGAAGAGCGGAAGTCATGTATTTATAGCGGgagggaggtggccgtggggtgctgtgGGGGAGCGGCCATGGCGCGACGCTTCTGGCGAGCGAAGGGGCAAGAGAAGGACGGCGTCGGGTAGGcgttgtcctggcgatgctctaggtgcaGCTGGCATGGCGAGAGGACGACGGAATCACTCGAGCGCGTGTGGTGATCAtcacggtacccgcggtacctcgccggcgGGGACGACGGTGACGAGTCCTCCGCAGCTGCTCGAGTGTGGCTAGGTGATAGAGAGCAAGGTGTAGCTGCTCAACGTGCtggtagggatgcaggaggaggacggcgtcgatcgagtgcccgacgtactggcgcgtccagtgcgcggtgagcgcgcgtgctggcGCGCCACGGCAAGGTTTTGGACGCGGGTGTTCCGGCCAATGGCGAGGCTGGGCGAGGCTGGGGAGTGTACTGTGAGGTTCCTCGTGATGCTAAGATGCTCTGGGACAAAGAGAAACGTTGAGAGGAGGGCTGGAGAGAGGGGTGccaagggtggccggcatggctcGGTGTGGTGCTTCTCTCTTCTTTTCTCCATACTAAACAATGGTGGCTCGTACCAAGCTTGATGCAGAGGATGCAGGGAGTCTAATGATCACAAGTTTAAAGGGATTTAGGCAAGAATCCATTGTGTAATAGCATGTAACACATTTCTGGAAGTCTGCCTGCCAActgttcgacacaatgcccgcatgaacattttggtaaaattttggaaatatttttggcacatctcaattatataattaaagtgaaggattggtggtggtggtgtttatTTTGGAACtgatttgcaacatttcaaatttgaggtcatCTTCATTTTGATTCAAAGTCCTTACTTGTCaattctctactggtcaacctggtcaactctagggagggtggtcaacatgaaagttgtagaccttgacatggtcttggatgacatggctttggttgactaaGTTTAGTTCAAGAGTTGAGAGAACCAGAgaggtaaagtggtgaagaaaatatttttggcccaagtgaccattatcatatgtaagatgaattttgagatttccttgtgtttgattcttgatccaaggatgcaaaagtgttagtttatcatCTCTAAGTATTTTAAAAGCAAGggggcaagcaattatggcctagggtgaAGATTTGCATTTTGGTGTAaggtgtatgtaagtgaaatatgggtttttcccattttctctatttctcctcaaattagggtttgatcATCTTGGTTAGGGTTCACATAGCAATTGTTAATCATACTaatactcatcatggcaattgcacaaaaagaaatcactcatatgcatgaaactatatgtgacactatatgcatctaaaaagtttttgtttgttgccaattttgagtaattgaatctctcacttgattttattattgttgaaacttgggatgttacaatgttATCCTTCGATCAAGCTGCGAGCCGCACTGGCTGAATAAATCCTTAGCGACCGTCTCCAAACGGTGCACCCAAAATCcatgtcctggcgatgctcctccGGCTGGAGACATAGCCACGAACGGGTCCAATGAATAGCAAGAGGAATAACCTGCAGAAAAGAAGCATGTTTTGATTtgttaaaaataaaatcattgcGGGCATGTCATACTACCCATAAAAGTGCACAAATACCAACTCTAGTTTGGCTTTTGATACTCTTTTGAAGGCCATTAAGCCAATTTCTGAAGAGATTTGAAATAGTTTTGAGAGGTGAAATTCCAAAGGACATGTGAACAATCCGCCAGATGACTTTAATCATAGGACACTGAAAGAATAAATGCTGAATTGTCTCCTCATTGTCAAAAAAAAAGCATGTCGAATTACCTTGCCAATTTCTCTTAATTAAATTGTCCTTTGTTAAAATCACCTTTCTGTGTAAGAACCACATGACAACTCTAATTTTTAGTGGTACTTTAATTTTTCAAATATACTTACGAAGAAACACAGTATGCCCATTAAGAAGATCGAGATACATAGAATTGaccgtgaatcctccagaggtagtCAAGTTCCAAACAAAAGAATCATCGTCATTAGAAAGGCTGACATAAACTAGTCTACCTAATAAATGTAACCGTCTATTCCACTTGTATTCATTAAAATTTCGTCCAAAAGTTATATTTAGTGGAAATTCGTTTAGCACATTTGCTACCAACACATTTTTGTGCTGAACAATATTGTAAAGAGCAGGGTATTATTGAGCTAGAGGTTTATCTCCCAGCCAAGAATCTTCCCAAAACCTCGTATCCAGACCATTCCCAAACTTGAAAGAACCCCTAGAAAAAAAATCCTCCTTCACTTTCATCAATCCTTTCTAAAAAGGCGAATCATAAGGTTTAGCTTGGACTTGAGAGAGGGTGTTAGAATGTAAATACTTATTGGAGAGAAGTTCTTGCCACACCCTCTTCTCGTTCAAGAGTTTAAATAGCCACTTACTAAGTAAACACTTGTTTTATATCTAAAACCTCAACTCCAAGACCCCTTGATCCTTGGGACGGCATATGATGTTCCACTTAGTTAGTCTATAGTTCTTTTTGTGACCATCaatttgccaaaaaaaatccagatCTAAAAAAAATCCAATCTTTTACATACCCCTATTGGTATTTCAagaaaagataacataaacatggGCAGACTCGTGAGAACCGAGTTAATAAGAACTAACCGGTCCCCATAGGATAGCACCTTACCAATCCAGCAACTAACATTTTTTCGAAGCTGTCCTCTACAGTTTCCATTCTCCATTTTTTAGCTTCCTAAAGTGTATAGGAATGCCAAGGTATCTGAAAGGCAGCGTACCGACCTCACAACCAAACAAATCCCTATACTGatcttctatttatttttcttGACCAAAACAGAAGAGCTcgctcttgtgaaaattaatcttCAACTCGGAAAGTTGTTCGAATATACAAAGAATTAGCTTCATAGTTAAATCCTTTTCTAAATTATGTTTTATTAAAGTAATGGTATCGTCGGCGTATTGCAAGATAGATACTCCCCATCAACTAAGTGCGTAATTAACCCTTGTACCTGACCATGTTCTTTGGCTCTAGCAATTAGGATGGCAAGCATGTCGGCTATAATACTAAATAATAGAGGCGATAGGGAATAATCTTGTCGAAGACCCTTATGCATTTGGAAATAATGCCTGGTAATTGTATATGTTTTTACTGTTCAACAATACTAAAGGGCAATGTACATTGTATAAAATTAATGCCCTAGGCCGCataattttttctttgttttttcataCTACATGAGCATgatcttgaacttgagacctctttAACTTTGATACCATAAAAGCTTGATGCACTAGCCAACTTTTTTAAAAGTTTGAGCTACTCCCATTCATATTAGTTGCCACtactttttttttcgaattttcaccggAGGGGGAGGTGGGGGAGGTTCCCCACCTCTGGATATATTGAAACAACAGGGGCATATCCTAGGGTTTTACGCATAGAGGTAGAGCGACAGAGGTAGAGGGAGATACAGTTACATAGTTACGTGCGCGGAGGCCTGAGACAAACATTTTTGAGAATTCGGTAGGTGAGCTGCTCGATATATTAATAGAAGGAGAGTTTACAACCGGACTACAACGGTTGCGGCCACGGCACAGGCGCCGCGCCGAGCAACATGGCGGTGAAAAAGAGGTCCACCGCAACTTAAAGAGAAAGCGGACTACTCGCGAGCTACGGAGATCTTCGCACCCACCAAGTCCCAAGCAACAGCCTCGTCGGCGATCCGTGCCAGGAAGGAGCGGATCGGAGAGGGGGAGGCTCTGAAGATGCGGGCGTTTCGCTCTAGCCAGATGTGCCAGAGGACCAGCAGTGTCCAGGAGCGGACACGGGACGCCTCCGAAGAAGGCAGCCCCTCAGACAGGCCGGCCATCCaatcgatggtcatgtggtgctcCACCCAGGAGGAGGGAGCGAGGGATGGGGCCGTGGCGATGATTGCCACCCGGTCCCAAACCTGCTGCGAGAACGGGCACTCGGTGAAGAGGTGCGTCGCGGTCTCGAGGTTCCGCATGAAGAGCGGACAGAAGTATCCGTTCGGCCATCTTCGAGCAAGCAGCCTGTCGCCCGTCATAAGCCTGTTCTGGACGAAAAGCCAGGCAAAGAGACGACAGCGCGGGGTAGCCCAGGGCTTCCAGATGAGCTGGACGAAGTCCGTCTGCACGGAGCCCGCAAACTGTAGGCGGTACGCGGGGGAGGCCGAGTAGAGACCATCCGGAGAGAAACGCCAAGTGAACTTGTCGCGCGTGACCAGGGACAGTTTGACCAGCTCAATCAGGGCGCGAAGGGCCACGAAGGACTCCAGCAGATGCGCAGAGACATGCGCGCGTAGGTCCTGAACCAAAGCACCTCCCCACAAGGCATCCCGAACGCAGCGATACTTGCGTCTGGAGAGGCTGTAGAGGGCGGGGGCTAGGGCTCTAGGCGAAGCACCGAAGAGCCAGGAGTCGTGCCAGAAACTAGCTGAGGCACCGTCGTTGATGTCGACCGTGGTGGCAGCGGCGAAGAGTTCGCGATCCGAGTCGTCGCAAGGGACCGGTAGGCCGACCCAAGGCCTGAGACAAACCTGCCAGGCATCAACCGCAGTGTGCAAGGTGGCGGGAGAACGTCCACGCCAGAGAGCAGCGTCACCGCGGCAAAGCTTGAGGAGTAGCGGCAGAGCTACGTAATATGAGGGAGGGAGTAATTGAAATAAGCTAGaaaatatatttatattcaacacattAGAGTGCAGTAGTTTTTTAATATGCTTAGCATTAATCGAAGTAAAGTGGCAGCAAGCCAGCGGGTCAAATTGGTTTCCGCTGGTTGCTTTTACCGACCGCTCCTTTCAATGTAAGATCGTAGGGAGTGAGATTTTATAAATGGTCATGCCGGTAAAATCAAAAACCTCTCCGGGGAATCCAAACTGAGCAATCCTATATATACACGTCAACAATGGGGAATCTAACACAAGACCTCCCGAGCAAGCAAAGATGAGGAAAACACTTACATTGTTCCTCTCACTCCTCCTGCTGGGCGCGTCACTCACAGCCGATGGCTCCCAGGAGGATCAGCTCACAAGGTTCATCcagtccaaggccaagaagagacACACTGTCAGTGTCCGGGCAACTAGCGTAAGCGGGACCGAGGAAAACGACCCATGGGCCGACCCCAGCAGCTTCAGCCACCTACCCTCGAAGTGCCCGATCCCGCCGGCGGGCACAAAGGAAGCAGACAAGATCACGGCGCTGCCCGGACAGCCACCACGCGTTAACTTCGACCAGTACTCTGGCTATGTCACGGTCAGCGAGCTGCATTTCCGCGAGCTCTTCTACTACTTCGTCGAGGCCCCCTATGAGCCGGCCACCAAGCCTCTCATCCTCTGGCTCAACGGCGGGCCAGGGTGCTCTTCGCTGGGCTACGGCGCCATGACGGAGCTCGGCCCGTTCCGTGTGAACCCCGACGGCAAGACCCTGAGCAGGAACAAGCACGCCTGGAACAACCGTAAGTGAAAGCTAACTTCTGAGCTATAGGCACACTGATCGGTCATCCATGCACACGGAACTGACTGCATACGATGATGTGCAGTGGCTAATGTGATCTTCCTGGAGTCTCCGGCCGGCGTAGGATTCTCCTACGCGAGCAACGACACCAACAACAACGACAACGTGGGTGACAGGAGGACCGCCGAGGACACGTTCGTCTTCCTGCTCAACTGGCTAGAGAGGTTCCCTGAGTACAAGGGCCGTGACTTCTACATCGCTGGTGAGAGCTACAGCGGGCACTACGTCCCGCAGCTTGCCACCGTGATCGAGTTCATGAACGAGCTCCACGGAAGCACCCTCATAAACCTCCGTGGCATCTTCGTGAGTAGCTACTAGCTTCACATATGTTATCGCCCTGACGGTCTATGTTTCCTTGTATTACCTAGGTCGGTAATATATGTTTCCTTGTATTACCTAGGTCGGCAACCCGTACCTTGACGATTACAAGAACGAGAAGGGGGAACTCGAGTTCCTGTGGAGCCACGGGGTGATCTCTGACGAGGGGTGGGCCGGTATCCTTGCTAACTGCACCTTTAGCCCGTCCGACGATTGGCCGTGCACCGTGGCGGCGCTCAAGCCCCAGAAAGGCCACTTCGACCACTACAACATATATGCCCCGCTCTGCCTCCAGGAGCCGCTCACCGGCACTTTCTACTCCAGCAGCTACGTAAGACCATAATACAACTGACCAACCCTCTTTTCAGACATAGCCTTTCTTCTTCTGCAGTTTCGATCAGCCACATCTAGTATTACAATTCTTATTTTGTCAGCTGGCCGGCTACGACCCGTGCGCCGACCATTACGTCGAGGCTTACATGAACATTCCCAAGGTGCAAGAAGCTCTGCACACCCGGGCCAACACGAGTTGGTCAGGTTGCAGGTAATTAAGTAGTACCTTGCTGATGCTCTGCTGCTTCTGAATTCTGATCAGCCTTTCAAGTACCCCCTAAAAAAATCTCTTATTCCGTATACTCCTTTATCTCTTTCAGTGAAGACGTGGGATTGGAATATAACCCTGGCCCGGTTTCCGTGGTACCAACCATCAGCAGGCTGATCAAACGTGGGCTAAGCGTATGGCTCTTCAGGTACCTGTGTAGATGTCACTCTCATTCCACGCACATGAACCAGTTGAGTAGATCAAAGTAGGATTAACATTTCTAACTAGAAAGAGCACCTCCTCTTCAGCGGTGACATGGATTCCATATGCTCGATCACCGCGACGAGGTACTCCGTCAAGGATCTTAACCTACCCATAACCAAACCCTGGCGACCTTGGTACACCCCGGATAGCGAGGTAAGTTAATGGATGTACATCAGAGTGCAGAGACAGTAGTAAGACTGCAAGAGCTGATTTCAGTTCAGACGTgattttagattttgaaaattaAACTGGGTACTCGTGGTTGTAGGTTGGAGGCTATGTCCAGCAGTATGAGGGAGGCTTCACGTTTGCATCGGTGAGGGGAGCTGGCCATAGAGTCCCCACTTACCAGCCCAAGAGAGCCCTTGTTCTTCTCTACTCCTTCCTCAAGGGCATGCTCCCACCTGATGACGTCCCACACTAATCTGAGGATGCATGCACATGTTCACCATGTGTCTGATTGGAATCGTGGACTGATTCCCTCCTCCCCTTGCAATAACTTGTTTCTTAATTACAGAATAAATTCAAGTCATAAATCATACGGTTTAGCCCTTGTGTGCTAAAAAAGTTGTAATGGTGTTGACATTTGAAATAAATAATACAGTGAGTAGAAATTTCTATCTTGTGCCCAAGAGAGCCCTTGTTTTTCTCTACTCCTTCCTCAAGGGCATGCTCCCACCTGAAAGTTGGAATGTTTTTTCTTCATAAAAGCACTTTGGGTCTTAGACACAAGGTTATCGACATGGGGTGCAAGCCAAAGGGAAAGCGTTTGGCAACAATTTTTGCAATGTCGTGGATAACACTATGCCTAAAATCGGAGATGTCCTCCACGCCATCCTTCTTAAGCTTGGCATTAACTGAGGCTCACGTCCCATCTATCTTTTTTACGATTGAACTACACTAAACGGTAGCGTACATTGGTGTATCGATGtaaaaatagtttttttttttcaaaagctTGGCATTAATCGAAGTAAAATGGCAGCAAGCCAGCTGGTAAAAATGGATTCCGCTGGTTGCTTTTACCGACCGCTCCTTTCAATGTAAGATCGTTGGATAGTGATTTTATAATTTGGCCATGCATGTAAAATCAAAAGTCTATCCGGGGAATCCAAACTGGGCAACCCTATATATACACCTCAACCATAATGAATCTATCACAAGACTTCACGAGCAAGACAAAAGATGAGGAAAACCCATACCTTGTTCCTCTCACTCCTCCTGGTGGGCGTGTCACTCACAGTCGATGGCTCCTAGGAGGATCAGCTCACGAGGTTCATCCAATCCAAGGCCAAGAAGTGGCACACTGTCAGGGTGACTAGCGCAAGCGGACCTGCGGAAAACGACCCATGGGCCGACCCCAGCAGCTTCAGCCACCTACCCTCGAAATGCCCGATCCCGCCAACGGGCACAAAGGAAGCAGACAAGATTACGGCGCTGCCCGGACAGCTGCCGCGCGTTAACTTCAACCAGTACTCCGGCTATGTCACGGTGAGTGAGGTGCACTTTGCGAGCTCTTCTACTATTTCGTGGAAGCCCCCTATGAGGCGGCCTCCAAGCCGCTTATCCTTTGGCTCAACGGCGGGCCTGGATGCTCGTCACTGGGCTACGGCGCATTTCAAGAGCTTGGCCCGTTCCGTGTGAACCCTGACGGGAAGACACTCAGAAGAAACAAGCACGCCTGGAACAACTGTAAGTGATACCTAATTTACAAGCGAAGATTCACTGACGTGTCATAGATCTTCTTCGAAAAGGAGGTTAAAACCCTGGGCCTGTGCAATAAAGTGATGTGCACTTCAGACTAAACTGATACGATGTGCAGTGGCTAACGTGATCTTCCTTGAGTCGCCGGCGGGTGTGGGGTTCTCCGATGCAGCCAATGACACCAACAACAACGACAACGTGGGCGATAGGAGGACGGCTGAGGACACTTTCGTCTTCCTGCTCAACTGGCTGGAGGGGTTCCCCGAGTACAAGGGCCGTGATTTCTACATCGAGCTACGGTGGCCACTACGTCCCGCAAGTCGCCATTGTCATTGAATTCATGAACCAACTCCACGGAAGCACCCTCATAAACCTCCGTGGCATCTTTGTGAGTAGCTTTAGACATGTTACTAGACGGTGCAATCTTTTACAGCAACCTAACGTACCCGGTAcccatatatgtgtttaatttcgTTTGGTTATCTAGGTTGGCAACCCGTACCTCGACGACTACAAGAACATTAAGGGGGAGCTGGAGTTTTTGTGGAGCCACGGAGTGATCTCCGATGAGGGGTGGGCCGGTATTCTCGCCAACTGCACCTTCAGCCCGTCTGACGACTGGCAGTGCACCGTGGCTGCCCTAAAGCCCCAGAAGGGTCACTTCGACCACTACAACATATATGCCCCGCTCTGCCTCCAGGAGCCGCTCACCGGCACTTTCTACTCCAGCAGCTACGTAAGACGATAACACAACTTATCAACCCTCTCTTCAGATATAAGCGtgtgttttttaaaaaaaaattacggTCAGCCACACTTAGTGCAGAACTGCAATTTTTGTTGTGCCAGCTTGCCGGCTACGACCCGTGCGCCGATCACTACGTCGAggcttacatgaacaatctcgttgtgcaagaagctatgCATACCCGGGCCAACACGAGTTGGTCAAGTTGCAGGTAAGTACTAGTAGCGTAGTACCTGCCTGATCAACGCTTGCAGTGTCCCCCGAATATCTCGTATTCAGTATACTCCTTCAATTCTTTCAGCGAAGACGTGGGGTTGGAGTATAACCCTGGGCCAGTTTCCGTGGTGCCAACCATTAGCAGGCTGATCAAACGTGGGCTAAGTGTATGGATCTTCAGGTACCTTTACAAATGCCACTCTCATTCCACGCACCTTTATTAACGAGCCGTCAACCATGCATAGCACTGAACAAAGTAAAGTAGGATCAAGGTTTCTAACTAGCGACAACGCAATTTTACCTATCTCAGCGGCGACATGGATTCCATATGCTCAATCAGTGCGACCAGGTTCTCTGTTCACGATCTTAACCTACCCATCACTACCCCATGGCGCCCATGGTACACACCAGACACCGAGGTAATTATGTGCAAGCATAAGCCTGGCTAGCAGTCAGAGCTAAATTTGAATTCAGATATAAGATTTCGGAAATTAAATGGAATACTGTGGATGCAGGTTGGAGGCTATGTTCACGTTTGCATCTGTTAGGGGAGCTGGCCATACGGTGCCCACTTTCCAGCCAAAGAGAGCGCTTGTTCTGCTCTACTCCTTCCTCAAGGGCATGCTCCCACCTGATGACATcccaaactaaattggaaatgcatTCACATGTTCAAGATGTGTCTGATTGGAATGGTGTTCCTCCTTCCTTACAATAAATTGTTTCTTAATTACAAACAGTTTAATTTGAAAGTATGTGTAACACATATTCAACCAATAATCATATGGTTTAGCACTTATGTGCTAAAAAGATTTGTAATGTCTCtcacatttttaaaaaataaagtgAGAACCACGTCCTGGCTTGTGCATGATGAGCATCTTCGGTTTTAATCATACCCTATTTTTCCTAAAACCTTGTGGAGCagtaataaaacaaaacaaagctCTCTATTTTCAACAACTCTGCTTTTGTGGACACTAAGGGCACCCCCAATGCTCCACCGTGTGTTGTATCTAAAGCATGCCAACTAAGCAAAACGTTGATATGGAATGGTAATTagtgaagagagagagagaaggggatAGTAACTTGTTTAGGATACAACTATTGTCGTTCAGTACACCAGAAA encodes:
- the LOC124657096 gene encoding serine carboxypeptidase 1-like — its product is MRKTLTLFLSLLLLGASLTADGSQEDQLTRFIQSKAKKRHTVSVRATSVSGTEENDPWADPSSFSHLPSKCPIPPAGTKEADKITALPGQPPRVNFDQYSGYVTVSELHFRELFYYFVEAPYEPATKPLILWLNGGPGCSSLGYGAMTELGPFRVNPDGKTLSRNKHAWNNLANVIFLESPAGVGFSYASNDTNNNDNVGDRRTAEDTFVFLLNWLERFPEYKGRDFYIAGESYSGHYVPQLATVIEFMNELHGSTLINLRGIFVGNPYLDDYKNEKGELEFLWSHGVISDEGWAGILANCTFSPSDDWPCTVAALKPQKGHFDHYNIYAPLCLQEPLTGTFYSSSYLAGYDPCADHYVEAYMNIPKVQEALHTRANTSWSGCSGDMDSICSITATRYSVKDLNLPITKPWRPWYTPDSEVGGYVQQYEGGFTFASVRGAGHRVPTYQPKRALVLLYSFLKGMLPPDDVPH